The Oreochromis niloticus isolate F11D_XX linkage group LG15, O_niloticus_UMD_NMBU, whole genome shotgun sequence genome includes a region encoding these proteins:
- the LOC100696428 gene encoding high choriolytic enzyme 1 codes for MSPSVSLLLLLLLSLSQAHPLMEERGGGEGQVEEDHTTDITTRILTANNGSNEILLEGDILLPKSRNAIKCQSYQSCLWQKDNNGLVTIPFTISSEYSSGERQLIRNALQSFHSQTCVRFVDRQYQNDYISIESQNGCFSPLGRQGGKQVLSLNRQGCIYFGIVQHEVNHALGFQHEQTRSDRDYYVRINWENIDPQMAYNFDKQDTNNLNTPYDYSSVMHYGRTAFSINGGDTITPIPNPNVQIGQRQGMSYWDITRINLLYGC; via the coding sequence ATGAGTCCCTCTGtcagcctgctgctgctgctcctgctcaGCCTCTCTCAGGCTCATCCTCTCAtggaggaaagaggaggaggagagggccaGGTGGAGGAAGACCACACCACTGATATCACCACCAGGATTCTGACCGCAAACAATGGCAGCAATGAGATCCTGCTGGAAGGAGACATCCTGCttccaaaaagcagaaatgccATTAAATGCCAGAGTTACCAGAGCTGCCTGTGGCAGAAAGACAACAACGGCCTGGTGACGATTCCCTTCACCATCAGCAGTGAGTACAGCAGCGGGGAAAGGCAGCTGATCAGAAATGCCTTGCAGTCCTTCCACAGCCAGACTTGTGTCCGCTTTGTCGACCGTCAGTACCAGAACGACTACATCAGCATCGAGAGCCAGAACGGATGCTTCTCTCCTCTGGGCAGACAGGGAGGGAAACAGGTCCTGTCTCTCAACAGGCAGGGCTGCATCTACTTTGGCATCGTCCAGCACGAGGTCAACCACGCTCTGGGCTTCCAGCACGAGCAGACCAGGAGCGACCGCGACTACTACGTCAGGATCAACTGGGAGAACATCGACCCACAGATGGCCTACAACTTCGACAAGCAGGACACCAACAACCTCAACACTCCCTACGACTACTCCTCCGTAATGCACTATGGAAGAACAGCCTTCTCCATCAATGGCGGGGACACCATCACCCCCATCCCCAACCCCAACGTCCAGATTGGCCAGAGGCAGGGCATGTCCTACTGGGACATCACAAGGATCAACCTGCTGTACGGCTGCTGA